GACAAAACGGCTCATGTGCGTGCCCTTGAAATGATGGGGCAGGCCGACGTAAATATTAAAGGTGCCGATCGTATGCTGAACCCCGTTGGTTTTGTCGAGAACCGTGATCGGGTACTTTACCCCTTTTACTCCCACCTTGTTGATCTCGATCTGGCGGAAGTCACGCATCTTCTGGGTGTCATGAATAGGAGCCATTGCGCCCCCTACAATTCTTCGAAGTAGGCGGCGGCGGCCTTTTCCGACTCCCAGGCAATAACCCTGCAGACTTTGACGGGAAGTTGGCCCAGAGATCTTTTCAGCTCGGTGAAAATGTATTCGGCGATCAGCTCGGAAGAGGGGCTGCGCCCCTTGAACATCGGCAGTTCATTCAGGTAGCTGTGGTCAAGGCGGTTCAGAATCTCTTCGGTGTGATCCTTGAGAATTTTGAAATCAATCAGCATGCCGCTTTTATCGAGCTCGTTGCCGCCGACATAAACTTCGATTTTCCAGTTGTGCCCATGCAGTTTTTCGCACTGACCGCAGTAGTTAAGCAGATTGTGGGCCGCGGCAAAGGCGGTTTCTATCTTGAGTTCATAGGACATTGTTATCTCCGGGCTTTATCGTAAGGGTGTTTTTCGTTTTATTTTCGATTTGGAAATTCCTGGGAGTGCTGTCGATACTCTTCGATGAAAGAGTAGGGCAGAATTCGAATCAGTTCCTCGATCGTTGTTTCACCCTCTCTGAGTTTGATGATGGCTTCGTTGATGATCGGAACGGTCGATTTTCCGGCACTTTCACGCAATTCGTTGAGCGGCGCTTTCTTGTTGATCAGGAGAATGTCATGCTGGCTGGGCTCCCAGAGCTCGGCGACCGGCAGGCGACCATTGAAACCAGTATAGTTGCATTCCTTGCACCCCCCCCCTTTGACCCAGTTAATATCGTCGGGCACGGTTACGAAGAACTCTCCGAGAGCCTCCGGGGATGGGGTATAAGGTTTCTTGCAATGCGGACAGATTCTGCGGGCCAGGCGCTGAGAAATAACCCCGATCAGAGTAGATGTAATCATATTGGGGTCGATGCCGAGCCCCGTCAGGCGGGTGATCGCGCTGACCG
This window of the Pseudomonadota bacterium genome carries:
- the queD gene encoding 6-carboxytetrahydropterin synthase QueD yields the protein MSYELKIETAFAAAHNLLNYCGQCEKLHGHNWKIEVYVGGNELDKSGMLIDFKILKDHTEEILNRLDHSYLNELPMFKGRSPSSELIAEYIFTELKRSLGQLPVKVCRVIAWESEKAAAAYFEEL